A window of Macrotis lagotis isolate mMagLag1 chromosome X, bilby.v1.9.chrom.fasta, whole genome shotgun sequence contains these coding sequences:
- the LOC141498394 gene encoding small ubiquitin-related modifier 2 yields MADEKPKEGVKTENNDHINLKVAGQDGSVVQFKIKRHTPLSKLMKAYCERQGLSMRQIRFRFDGQPINETDTPAQLEMEDEDTIDVFQQQTGGVY; encoded by the coding sequence ATGGCCGACGAGAAGCCGAAGGAAGGAGTCAAGACTGAAAACAACGACCACATTAATTTGAAGGTGGCAGGGCAAGATGGTTCAGTGGTGCAATTTAAGATTAAGAGGCACACACCACTTAGTAAACTAATGAAAGCCTATTGTGAACGACAGGGTTTGTCAATGAGGCAGATCAGATTCCGATTTGATGGGCAACCAATCAATGAAACAGACACACCTGCACAGTTGGAAATGGAGGATGAAGATACAATTGATGTATTCCAGCAGCAGACAGGAGGTGTTTACTAA